The window TCATTATAAAATTTTGAATAGTAGTAGAAAGAAGAGGATTGCAAGAGGCAGTGGTACAAATGTTAAGGAAGTAAATAGATTGATTGAACAATTGGTTCAAATGAATAAAATGCTAAAGGTTGTAAAAAATAAGAAAGGCAAAACTAAAAAGCTAGACAGTTCTTTTATACAAGATATTTTATCCAAATAGGAGGTGTGTTTGTGGCAGTTAAATTGAGGCTAATTAGATTTGGGAGAAAAAAGAAGCCCTTTTATCGAATTGTAGCAATGGATAGTAGAGACAAGAGAGATGGTCAATATATAGATAAGATAGGCATATATGATCCTCTTAGAGAAAACAACAATTTTAA is drawn from Deferribacterota bacterium and contains these coding sequences:
- the rpsP gene encoding 30S ribosomal protein S16, which encodes MAVKLRLIRFGRKKKPFYRIVAMDSRDKRDGQYIDKIGIYDPLRENNNFKIDEEKTLKWLLNGAIPTDTVRSMLSKVGIMKRFHEEKQLKKKKDVEAE